One Amorphoplanes digitatis genomic window carries:
- a CDS encoding ABC transporter permease has protein sequence MTAPNPTTAVLTPSITNLLPRAVDLAIERGGLPPLKQLMTHLRIGRPKASLVRDALARVNWETVRLVIDHQSESPAHVADVRRIALESVTNADESGPAPHLHVVPDVPQDLETETEETYDPGVVTPVPNAPNPDDRPAEAGPAATAPPDTPASAIAASGQVAAEITEVTREAVDESAALPARTPRKPVVWPVLILCLPAFVAIWGGWVEMGRLTGFGRVTLLPGISDFQLDTAITLPIGVETYAAYALYVWLSGRVNETARRFARGSAISSLVLGGLGQITYHLMVSAGWDTAPWPITAIVACIPVAVLGMGAALAHLMHADQR, from the coding sequence ATGACCGCACCGAACCCGACGACGGCCGTTCTGACGCCGTCGATCACGAACCTGCTGCCCCGGGCCGTCGACCTCGCTATCGAGCGCGGCGGCCTGCCCCCGCTCAAACAGCTCATGACCCACCTCAGGATCGGCAGGCCGAAGGCCAGCCTGGTCCGCGACGCCCTCGCCCGGGTCAACTGGGAGACCGTCCGCCTGGTCATCGACCACCAATCCGAGTCGCCCGCGCACGTCGCCGACGTGCGGCGTATCGCGCTCGAATCGGTAACCAACGCGGACGAGAGCGGACCCGCCCCGCACCTGCACGTCGTCCCCGACGTCCCGCAGGACCTAGAGACGGAGACCGAGGAGACCTACGACCCCGGCGTCGTCACACCGGTCCCGAACGCGCCGAATCCGGACGACCGCCCGGCCGAGGCCGGACCCGCGGCAACCGCGCCGCCGGACACGCCGGCATCCGCCATTGCCGCGTCGGGGCAGGTCGCCGCGGAGATCACCGAGGTGACCCGTGAGGCCGTGGACGAATCCGCGGCGCTGCCGGCCCGGACGCCCCGCAAGCCGGTGGTCTGGCCGGTGCTGATCCTGTGCCTGCCCGCGTTCGTCGCGATCTGGGGCGGCTGGGTCGAGATGGGACGCCTGACCGGGTTCGGCCGCGTCACGCTGCTGCCCGGCATCTCCGACTTCCAGCTCGACACGGCGATCACCCTGCCGATCGGTGTTGAGACCTACGCCGCGTACGCGCTCTATGTGTGGTTGTCCGGCCGGGTGAACGAGACCGCCCGGCGGTTCGCCCGCGGCTCGGCGATCTCGTCGCTCGTGCTCGGCGGTCTCGGGCAGATCACCTATCACCTGATGGTTTCGGCGGGCTGGGACACGGCCCCATGGCCGATTACCGCGATCGTGGCCTGCATTCCCGTGGCTGTGTTGGGCATGGGTGCCGCTCTGGCCCACCTGATGCACGCAGACCAGCGCTGA
- a CDS encoding single-stranded DNA-binding protein, whose protein sequence is MAGETTITIVGNLTDDPELRFTPSGAAVSNFRIASTPRYLDRQSGDWRDGDPLFLACNIWRDPAENVAESLKRGTRVIVTGRLRQRSYETKEGEKRTVYELEVDEIGPSLRYARAKVMKLTRTAEPGRNAAAAPRGGSDDDPFSVPTPASTTAGRSALDDEPPF, encoded by the coding sequence GTGGCCGGCGAAACCACCATCACCATCGTCGGGAACCTCACCGACGACCCCGAACTGCGCTTCACCCCGTCCGGGGCCGCGGTCTCGAACTTCCGGATCGCCTCGACCCCGCGCTACCTCGACCGGCAGTCCGGCGATTGGCGCGACGGCGACCCGCTGTTCCTGGCCTGCAACATCTGGCGCGACCCGGCCGAGAACGTCGCCGAATCCCTCAAGCGCGGCACCCGGGTCATCGTGACCGGCCGGCTGCGGCAGCGCTCGTACGAGACCAAGGAAGGCGAGAAGCGCACCGTCTACGAGCTCGAGGTCGACGAGATCGGCCCGAGCCTGCGCTACGCCCGCGCCAAGGTCATGAAGCTCACGCGCACCGCCGAGCCCGGCCGCAACGCCGCAGCAGCCCCGCGCGGCGGCTCCGACGATGACCCGTTCTCTGTGCCCACCCCGGCGTCGACGACAGCCGGCCGCAGCGCGCTCGACGACGAGCCGCCCTTCTAG
- a CDS encoding RRQRL motif-containing zinc-binding protein — protein MSRIRAAYRDPEGERYGLPTFWWRGAPAGFATRRQLRARGLCPGGQPIAAQILWRGVGGERAAYLYRLDLARPKRTATPAVRAALAKAMRARRTCPTCRCVRPYVIPRSLGECLSCAPSEVAA, from the coding sequence ATGTCCCGGATCCGCGCCGCGTACCGGGACCCCGAAGGCGAACGCTACGGCCTTCCCACGTTCTGGTGGCGCGGCGCGCCCGCGGGCTTCGCCACCCGCCGGCAGCTCCGCGCCCGCGGACTGTGCCCTGGCGGCCAGCCGATCGCTGCGCAGATCCTCTGGCGCGGTGTTGGTGGCGAGCGGGCCGCGTACCTGTACCGGCTCGACCTCGCGCGGCCGAAGCGGACCGCGACTCCCGCCGTTCGAGCGGCGCTCGCCAAGGCGATGCGCGCCCGGCGGACCTGTCCCACCTGCCGCTGCGTGCGGCCCTACGTCATCCCGCGCTCGCTCGGCGAGTGCCTTTCCTGCGCACCCTCGGAGGTTGCCGCATGA
- a CDS encoding bifunctional DNA primase/polymerase, with protein sequence MPDPALLSAALALADEGIPVFWLGRSKRPVANCPACPKVEDDPSHDPEACGCLTCHGFYAATCDPDRIRAMQAAVPAGLLALRTGTVSDRVVLDIDPRNGGTVLRDLMPATRCARSGSGGWHLHYRHPGGRLAGKLRGHPGIDVKADGGYVVAPPSIHPGTRQPYRWTGGRAEVEMPPPLIAACRPAEAPPAGSPVTAPTPTTNGRGISSPAALLAAHLDTLARAPEGRRRNTLYGVARGVARMVAAGALTATDAHTVLYQAGRAAGQTDRDTRAAIADGFRHESVATEGIAA encoded by the coding sequence ATGCCCGACCCTGCCCTGCTCTCCGCGGCGCTCGCGCTCGCCGACGAGGGCATTCCGGTGTTCTGGCTCGGCCGCAGCAAACGGCCCGTGGCCAACTGCCCGGCCTGCCCGAAGGTTGAAGACGACCCGAGCCACGACCCCGAGGCCTGTGGATGTCTGACCTGCCACGGCTTCTACGCCGCCACCTGCGACCCCGACCGCATCCGCGCCATGCAGGCGGCCGTTCCTGCCGGGTTGCTCGCCCTGCGCACCGGGACCGTCAGCGACCGGGTGGTGCTCGACATCGACCCGCGCAACGGCGGCACCGTGCTCCGCGACCTAATGCCCGCGACCCGGTGCGCCCGCTCCGGGTCCGGTGGCTGGCACCTGCACTACCGCCACCCCGGCGGACGGCTCGCCGGCAAACTCCGTGGGCACCCGGGCATCGACGTCAAGGCCGACGGCGGGTACGTCGTCGCCCCGCCCTCGATTCACCCCGGCACTCGCCAGCCGTACCGGTGGACCGGTGGCCGGGCCGAGGTTGAGATGCCCCCGCCGCTGATCGCCGCGTGCCGGCCCGCCGAGGCGCCGCCCGCCGGCAGCCCAGTTACGGCCCCGACCCCGACGACCAACGGGCGGGGCATCTCATCCCCGGCCGCGCTACTCGCCGCGCACCTCGACACCCTCGCCCGCGCGCCCGAGGGCCGCCGCCGCAACACCCTCTACGGCGTCGCCCGCGGCGTGGCCCGCATGGTCGCCGCCGGGGCGCTCACCGCCACCGATGCCCACACCGTGCTCTACCAAGCCGGCCGCGCCGCCGGCCAGACCGACCGGGACACCCGTGCCGCGATCGCGGACGGCTTCCGGCACGAATCCGTTGCCACCGAAGGGATTGCCGCATGA
- a CDS encoding helix-turn-helix transcriptional regulator: MRLRLFTTAETPDQADTDDDLITTEELAKMLRVDPSTVRRWRTARPIQGPPFIPLSERVIMYDREDVRIWIAGRRVNPEAA; this comes from the coding sequence ATGCGACTCAGGCTGTTCACCACTGCCGAGACGCCCGATCAGGCCGATACCGACGACGATCTGATCACGACCGAGGAACTCGCCAAGATGCTTCGCGTCGACCCCTCGACGGTCCGGCGGTGGCGAACCGCCCGACCGATCCAGGGGCCGCCGTTCATCCCGCTGTCCGAACGCGTGATCATGTATGACCGCGAGGACGTCCGTATCTGGATTGCCGGCCGTCGCGTAAACCCGGAGGCGGCGTGA
- a CDS encoding site-specific integrase, translated as MRWNDPTTGKRRSKSHSTETLEQAQAWIDDMIRAARGGINPAAATQRLAEYGADVMPLAIRGLERKTLDPYLAGWRLRVVPTLGHIPTAMITNGVVDRAVYSWIEDECSRSTVKNTLAILVRVLEQAMRDGVVDHNVARVKGWQREYQQAEDELDDPRSLALPSWEALTTLADALTARSHGQFTGWGHIVTFAACTAARIGEVSGVRAGDIDRATWTWTVRRQTTPGPGGLIDKGTKGKRARKVPIIEEVRPMVVERLDSATGPDARLFTGPRGGRISTAVLRDATHWDEVVAELGYEHLRRHDLRHTGLTWLADAGVHVHVLRKIAGHGSLTTTQRYLHPDQRSISEAGDALSAHLRAPRSPAVSRLRAV; from the coding sequence GTGCGTTGGAACGACCCCACAACCGGCAAGCGGAGATCCAAGTCGCACTCGACGGAGACGCTAGAGCAGGCTCAGGCATGGATCGACGACATGATCCGAGCGGCCCGCGGCGGGATCAACCCCGCCGCGGCCACGCAGCGACTCGCCGAATACGGCGCGGACGTGATGCCACTGGCCATCCGCGGATTGGAGCGCAAGACGCTCGATCCGTACCTGGCCGGCTGGCGGCTACGTGTCGTGCCGACCCTCGGCCACATCCCCACGGCAATGATCACTAACGGTGTGGTGGATCGGGCCGTCTACTCGTGGATCGAGGACGAGTGCAGCCGCTCGACAGTCAAGAACACCCTTGCCATCCTGGTCAGGGTGCTCGAGCAGGCCATGCGCGATGGCGTGGTGGATCACAACGTCGCGCGGGTGAAGGGCTGGCAACGCGAGTACCAGCAGGCCGAGGACGAGTTGGACGACCCGCGCTCGCTCGCCTTGCCGAGTTGGGAGGCGTTGACCACCCTCGCGGACGCCCTCACCGCCCGGTCGCACGGCCAGTTCACCGGGTGGGGGCACATCGTCACTTTCGCGGCCTGTACTGCGGCCCGGATCGGCGAGGTGTCCGGCGTCCGCGCCGGGGACATCGACCGAGCAACGTGGACGTGGACTGTGCGGAGACAGACCACACCGGGACCGGGCGGCCTGATCGACAAGGGCACCAAGGGCAAACGCGCCCGCAAGGTGCCGATCATCGAAGAGGTCCGGCCGATGGTGGTCGAGCGGCTCGACTCGGCGACCGGCCCGGACGCCCGACTGTTCACCGGCCCGCGCGGCGGCCGGATCAGTACCGCGGTGCTGCGGGATGCCACACACTGGGATGAGGTGGTCGCCGAGCTGGGTTACGAGCATTTGCGGCGGCACGACCTGCGGCACACCGGCCTGACATGGCTGGCCGACGCTGGCGTCCACGTGCACGTGCTGCGGAAGATCGCCGGGCACGGTTCGCTGACCACCACACAGCGGTACCTGCATCCGGATCAGCGTTCGATCAGCGAGGCAGGCGACGCGCTCAGCGCCCACCTACGTGCCCCGCGGTCTCCCGCAGTCTCACGGCTACGCGCCGTCTGA
- a CDS encoding DUF3631 domain-containing protein, with protein MTDPSPPPEGAAILDRLHAALTRYVILPSAEAVDAAVLWIAATHAQPAWTYAARLVIKAPEKRCGKSRLLDVVDGTCYRPLMTVNASTPAIYRSIGTDDPPTILLDEADTIFGGKQAEANEDLRGLLNAGHQRGRPTIRWNQQKQQVEQIQTFAMAALAGIGSMPDTIEDRAVVIKMRRRTAAERVAPFRQRRDGPALRQLAADLNAWLRGNMIELEAAIPAMPLEDRAADTWEPLIAVADLAGGNWPERARSAALALNAAREGDVEYSDRLRLLIDCRTVFGDLDAIPSTVLLDRLKNLPEAPWAEFNGTGLTAMKLGVLLREYEIASENIRFPPPVGRIKGFHRACFTDAWERYCPAVDPVEVTGPDKPYQPYQADVSAAHPRYGLLRAVRPEPYQEEAGTA; from the coding sequence ATGACCGACCCGTCACCGCCGCCGGAGGGCGCGGCGATCCTCGACCGGCTCCACGCCGCCCTCACCCGGTACGTGATCCTGCCCTCGGCCGAGGCAGTCGACGCCGCCGTGCTGTGGATCGCCGCCACTCACGCCCAACCCGCATGGACCTACGCCGCCCGACTGGTAATCAAGGCGCCGGAGAAGCGGTGCGGCAAGTCCCGGCTCCTCGACGTCGTGGACGGCACCTGCTACCGGCCGCTGATGACCGTCAACGCCTCCACACCGGCGATCTACCGGTCGATCGGCACCGACGACCCGCCCACGATCCTGCTCGACGAAGCCGACACGATCTTCGGCGGCAAGCAAGCCGAGGCCAACGAAGACCTCCGCGGTCTGCTCAACGCCGGTCACCAGCGCGGCCGGCCCACGATCCGCTGGAACCAGCAGAAACAGCAGGTCGAGCAGATCCAGACCTTCGCCATGGCGGCCCTCGCGGGCATCGGCTCGATGCCCGACACGATCGAAGACCGCGCCGTCGTGATCAAGATGCGGCGGCGTACCGCGGCCGAGAGGGTAGCCCCGTTCCGGCAGCGCCGCGACGGCCCAGCCCTGCGGCAGCTCGCCGCCGACCTCAACGCCTGGCTCCGCGGCAACATGATCGAGCTTGAAGCCGCCATACCTGCGATGCCGCTGGAAGACCGGGCCGCCGACACGTGGGAACCGCTGATCGCGGTCGCTGACCTCGCCGGCGGCAACTGGCCCGAACGAGCTCGCAGTGCTGCGCTCGCGCTGAACGCGGCCCGCGAGGGCGACGTCGAGTACTCCGACCGGCTCCGGCTGCTGATCGACTGCCGTACCGTGTTCGGTGACCTCGACGCCATCCCGAGCACCGTGCTGCTCGACCGGCTCAAAAACCTGCCCGAGGCGCCATGGGCCGAGTTCAACGGCACCGGGCTTACCGCGATGAAGCTCGGCGTGCTGCTACGCGAGTACGAGATCGCGTCCGAGAACATCCGATTCCCGCCCCCGGTCGGCCGGATCAAGGGCTTCCACCGCGCCTGCTTCACCGACGCGTGGGAACGCTACTGCCCGGCCGTCGACCCGGTCGAGGTCACCGGCCCCGACAAGCCGTACCAGCCGTACCAAGCCGACGTTTCCGCAGCTCACCCTCGGTACGGCTTGCTGCGGGCGGTACGACCTGAGCCGTACCAGGAGGAGGCCGGTACGGCTTAG
- the der gene encoding ribosome biogenesis GTPase Der: MTEAPDFVLDSESPPAEGPVPVVAVVGRPNVGKSTLVNRIIGRRQAVVEDKPGVTRDRVPYDAQWNGRRFTVVDTGGWEPDAKDRAAAIAAQAEIAVQTADVVIFVVDTMVGATDVDEKAVKMLRRSHKPVILVANKADNQAIEHEAVALWSLGLGEPFPISALHGRGSGDLLDAILAAVPPAPPIIEGGPRGPRRVALVGRPNVGKSSLLNRVAREERAVVDSVAGTTVDPVDSLVEMDGEVWQFVDTAGLRKRVSHASGTEYYASLRTAGAVEAAEVAVVLLDAAEVISEQDQRVLTSVVEAGRALVIAFNKWDLVDDDRRNYLEKEVERELKRIPWAIRVNISAKTGRAVDKLAPAIRRALASWEKRILTGALNQWLTALTQATPHPVRGGRAPRIMFATQAGVSPPRFVLFTTAPLDAGYQRFVERKLREEFGFEGSPIEVSVRPRKKLGPGGRGKAHG, from the coding sequence GTGACCGAGGCCCCTGATTTCGTTCTGGATTCCGAATCCCCGCCTGCCGAGGGGCCAGTCCCCGTAGTAGCCGTGGTCGGCCGGCCCAACGTCGGCAAGTCGACCCTGGTCAACCGCATCATCGGCCGCCGCCAGGCGGTCGTCGAGGACAAGCCCGGCGTCACCCGCGACCGGGTCCCGTACGACGCCCAGTGGAACGGCCGCCGCTTCACGGTGGTCGACACGGGCGGCTGGGAACCCGACGCCAAGGACCGTGCGGCCGCCATCGCCGCCCAGGCCGAGATCGCCGTGCAGACCGCCGACGTGGTCATCTTCGTGGTCGACACCATGGTCGGCGCCACCGACGTGGACGAGAAGGCCGTGAAGATGCTGCGCCGCAGCCACAAGCCGGTCATCCTGGTCGCGAACAAGGCCGACAACCAGGCCATCGAACACGAGGCCGTAGCCCTCTGGAGCCTGGGCCTCGGCGAGCCGTTCCCGATCTCCGCACTGCACGGCCGAGGCTCCGGCGACCTGCTCGACGCGATCCTCGCGGCGGTCCCGCCCGCACCCCCGATCATCGAGGGCGGCCCCCGCGGCCCCCGCCGAGTGGCACTCGTCGGCCGCCCGAACGTCGGCAAGTCCTCGCTGCTCAACCGCGTCGCCCGCGAAGAGCGCGCGGTGGTCGACTCCGTCGCCGGCACCACGGTCGACCCCGTCGACAGCCTGGTCGAGATGGACGGCGAGGTCTGGCAGTTCGTCGACACCGCCGGCCTGCGCAAGCGCGTCAGCCACGCCTCCGGCACGGAGTACTACGCGTCGCTGCGCACCGCCGGGGCGGTGGAGGCGGCTGAGGTCGCGGTGGTGCTCCTCGACGCGGCGGAGGTCATCAGCGAGCAGGACCAGCGGGTGCTGACCTCGGTGGTCGAGGCCGGGCGGGCGCTGGTCATCGCCTTCAACAAGTGGGACCTGGTCGACGACGATCGGCGGAACTACCTGGAGAAGGAGGTCGAGCGGGAACTCAAGCGGATCCCGTGGGCCATCCGGGTGAACATCTCCGCCAAGACCGGCCGGGCCGTCGACAAGCTGGCGCCGGCAATTCGCCGGGCGCTGGCAAGCTGGGAGAAGCGCATCCTCACCGGGGCGCTGAACCAGTGGCTGACGGCACTGACCCAGGCCACCCCGCACCCGGTCCGCGGCGGCCGGGCGCCTCGAATCATGTTCGCCACGCAGGCCGGGGTCTCGCCGCCTCGGTTCGTGCTGTTCACGACCGCGCCCCTGGACGCTGGTTACCAGCGGTTCGTGGAGCGGAAGCTTCGTGAGGAGTTCGGGTTCGAGGGGAGCCCGATCGAGGTGTCCGTGCGGCCTCGGAAGAAGTTGGGGCCTGGTGGGCGGGGGAAGGCTCACGGCTGA